A region of the Longimicrobium terrae genome:
TTCTTCATGAGAGTGCTCCTTGAGTGGTTGTGTTCATCGAACCCATCCGGGTTCGCGGTACTGCCCGTCTTGCTGCTCGTGCTCAGTGCCCGGCGGCGGCGCTGTCCGTTCCCATCGCGGGAGCGGTCATCGTGCCGGCGGCCGCGCTGTCCATGGCGGCCGGAGCCGTCGTGGCCGGCATGTCGGCCCCGCCCATGACGGCGGCGCTGTCCGTGCTCATCGGCGCGGTGGCCGGAGCGCTCGTGCCTTCGATGGTGGCGCCGGCCGGAACGCTGTCCTGCGCCGCGCCGCCCTCTTCGGCGTTTCCGCCTCCGCAGGCGGCCAGCAGGGTGGCCAGGGCCACCGTAAGAATGCGCTTGTCCATGGTGCCGCCTCCTTCATGAGTGCCGGCGTGAACCGGCCCGTCCGTCTCCACACGAACCTCGTGTGGTCGGCATCCCAATTGGCAACGGGTATGCCGAACGGGGCCGCGCGTGCCATGGTGGCGAAAAACCGCGCCACTGCTTAGGTTTATCCCGTCAGGCACCCGTGCGCAGCACTGTTCGCGGCACGTGCGGAACACCCGCCGGGTGTTCAGTGAACAGTGCGCCCGCGTTCAGTGAACAGCGGACCGCGCCCCCGAACCGCAGAAGCACGCCGCATGAGGCTGCCCCTTCGCGCCAAGGTCTTTCTGCTCTTTGCCGTCACCGCGCTGCTGATCGTGGTGCCGGCGCTGCTGCTGATTGCCCGGGCGGTGGAGCGCGGCGTGTACGAGCGGGCGCGCGACGAGCTGGACCTTGCCGCCGCCTCCGTTCAGAGCCAGTGGGACGACCGCGACCTCCTGCTGTCGGTGGCGGCGCGCGGCAACGCCAACGACAACCGCATCGTGGAGGCGTGGCTGGCGGGCAACCTGAGGGGGGTGCAGCGCATCCTGCGGCAGGGGCTGGAAAAGGACATCCCCTTCGTCATCGACAGCACCGGAAAGTTCATCTCCGGACCGCACCTTCCCGCGCAGGCCATGGAGGCGGGCACCAACGGGGGCAGTTCCATCGCCCTCCCCGCCGACAGCGCCGCCGAGCCCATCCAGTTCGCCCTGGCCGACGTGTGGGCGGACACGGTGCGGCTGGGACGCGTGGGCGTGGGGCGGCGGGTGAGCGCCAAGGGGATCGCCAAGGACGTCAAGCGCGTCAACACGCTGGTAGTGCTGATGGTGGGCGATTCGGTCATCGGCACCACCCTTTCCGACACCGCCCGCGCGCAGCTGAGCCGCGCCGACCTGCGCGTGCTGCGCAACGCGCCCAACGCCGGCGCGCGGCAGGTGACGGCGGGCGAGCGCTACTACATGGCGGTGCCGGTGAACGTGGCGGCGCGCGGTCTTCCGGCCACCGTCATCCTCATGCGGCCGATCGCGGACGAGCTGCAGGTGGCCAACGCCATCAAGACGTCGTTGTGGGGCATCGGCGTGGCGGCACTCATCCTGGCGCTCGTCCTTGCCGCCGTGGTGGCGCGCATCGTCGCCCGTCCCACGCAGGCGCTGGCGGAGGCATCCGTGCGCATGGCGCGGGGCGACTTCTCCGCCCCGCTCCCGCGCATCGGCCCGGACGAAATCGGCCAGCTGGCGCGCGCGTTCGGCGAGATGCGGCGGGCCATCGCCGACCGCGAGGGGCGGCTTCGGTCCGCGCAGGCGGAGATGATCCATCGTGAAAAGCTGGCGGCCATGGGGCGGCTGGTCGCGCAGCTTTCGCACGAGATCAACAATCCCATCTACAACATCCAGAACTGCCTGGAGGCGCTGGAGCGGCGCGGCGATCCCAACGATCCCAACCGCGAGTTCCTCGTTCTGGCGCAGGAGGAGCTGGCGCGGATGGCGAGCCTGACGCGGCGGCTTCTGGACCAGAGCCGCCCGCAGTCCGACGCGGCCGCGCTGCTGGACCTGAACGCGCTCGTGCACCGCGTGCTCACGCTGGCGGGAACGGAACTGCGCACGCGGGGGATCGAGATCGCCGCGGAGCTGGGGCCGGACGTTCCCTCCGTCGTGGCGCACCCGGAGGCCATCCAGCAGGTGCTGGCCAACCTCGTCGCCAACGCCGGCGACGCCATGCCGGACGGCGGGCGCCTGCGTGTGGCGACCCGTTCGGTTGACGACACGGTGGAGGTGGTGGTGGAAGACACCGGCGCGGGGATCAGCGAGCGCGATCTGCCGCACATCTTCGAGGCGTTCTACACGACCAAGCCGGGCGTGACGGGAACCGGGCTGGGCCTGTTCGTCTCCGAGGGCATCATTCGCGGCCACCGTGGGCGCATCGACGTGGAAAGCTCACCCGGCAACGGGAGCCGCTTCACCATCCGCCTGCCGCGCGAAACGCTGGACGAAACGCTCGCGGAGGCTTCGGATGCGCGAGAGCTTCTGGCGGCGGATTAGGATAGGAAAAGAAGTGCCCAGTGCTCAGTGCCAAGTGCCCAACGGCTTCCGCCCCGCCCGCGGTTCCGGAACATTGCACCTGGGCATTGTACTCTGGGCACTGAGCACGTCGAACCTGGGCACTTGGTCCCGGGCACTGGGCACTTCCGTTCTTCGCACTTTC
Encoded here:
- a CDS encoding sensor histidine kinase; protein product: MRLPLRAKVFLLFAVTALLIVVPALLLIARAVERGVYERARDELDLAAASVQSQWDDRDLLLSVAARGNANDNRIVEAWLAGNLRGVQRILRQGLEKDIPFVIDSTGKFISGPHLPAQAMEAGTNGGSSIALPADSAAEPIQFALADVWADTVRLGRVGVGRRVSAKGIAKDVKRVNTLVVLMVGDSVIGTTLSDTARAQLSRADLRVLRNAPNAGARQVTAGERYYMAVPVNVAARGLPATVILMRPIADELQVANAIKTSLWGIGVAALILALVLAAVVARIVARPTQALAEASVRMARGDFSAPLPRIGPDEIGQLARAFGEMRRAIADREGRLRSAQAEMIHREKLAAMGRLVAQLSHEINNPIYNIQNCLEALERRGDPNDPNREFLVLAQEELARMASLTRRLLDQSRPQSDAAALLDLNALVHRVLTLAGTELRTRGIEIAAELGPDVPSVVAHPEAIQQVLANLVANAGDAMPDGGRLRVATRSVDDTVEVVVEDTGAGISERDLPHIFEAFYTTKPGVTGTGLGLFVSEGIIRGHRGRIDVESSPGNGSRFTIRLPRETLDETLAEASDARELLAAD